Genomic segment of Streptomyces sp. NA02950:
CGGGTGAGCCGATCAACCCCCGGACGGACTACGACGAGTGGAAGGAACTGCTGAGCGCGGCGGGAGTGCGGGACGGCCGACTGCACGACGCCCGGCACACCGCCTCTACGGTGCTGCTGATCCTCGGGGTCCCTGAGCGGACCGTGATGTCCATCATGGGGTGGTCGTCGTCGGCGATGGCCGCGCGATACCAGCACGTGACGGACACCATCCGGTACGACGTGGCGAAGCGCGTGGATGGCCTTCTGTGGCAGCGGCCGGAGGGTGAGCCGGGCAGCACTCCGGAAGCGCCTGAGAACGGCCCCGCGGACCCCAAACGAGACGGAAACTGAGACGGAGCGCGACAAGGGCCCCGACCTGATCAGGTCGGGGCCCTTGTCTTTGCACTTCACAGCGGTAGCGGTGGGATTTGAACCCACGGAGGAGTTGCCCCCTCACACGCTTTCGAGGCGTGCTCCTTAGGCCGCTCGGACACGCTACCGAGGGAGAGCCTAGCGGACGGGTGGCCGGGAACCGAAATCGGTTCCGGGCGGGGATGGGGGCGGGGTGGGTCAGGGGGCGCGGAAGAAGGCGCTGAGGGGGGCCGCGCATTCGGTGGGGAGGACCCCGGCGATGACCTCGGGGCGGTGGTTGAGGCGGCGGTCGCGAACGACGTCCCAGAGGGAGCCGGCCGCACCGGCCTTCTCGTCGGCCGCGCCGTAGACCAGCCGGTCCACGCGGGACAGGACGATCGCCCCCGCGCACATGGTGCACGGCTCCAGGGTCACCACCAGGGTGCAGCCGGTCAGGCGCCAGCCGCCGAGGCGGCGGGCGGCGGCGCGGAGGGCGAGGACCTCGGCGTGGGCCGTGGGGTCGCCGTGGGCCTCGCGCTCGTTGCGGCCGCGGCCGAGGACCGAGCCGTCCGGGCCCAGTACGACGGCGCCGACCGGCACGTCCCCCGTTTCCGGGGCCCGTACGGCCTCCTCCAGCGCGAGGCGCATCGGGATGCGCCAGGGTTCGCGCAGGGGGTCGGGGTCGGGGCCCGGCGGGCTGCCGGTCAGCGGATCGGTCATGACACCAGTGTCGGCGACTGGGCGACGGGAGAGGGGGGGCCGCGGAGCGCGGTCAGCGCACCGCCTCCAGCCCCTCCATGCTGCAGCCCAGCATGTCGGCGATCGATTCGAGCGCGTCCCCTTCCAGGGCCTTCAGCTCCTTCTCGTCCATGCCGAGGTCGGCCAGGATGTCGCCGTCGCCGAGCGGGCCCACCGGGACCGGTGCGTCGGGGTCGGCGTCTTCGTCGTCCCGGTCCGGCTCGCCGTCCTCGGTGCCGTCGAGGTCGACGAGGCTGTCCAGGTCGTCGTCGGGGTCACGGCCGAGCAACTCGTCGGTGAGCATCGAACCGTACGAGGTGCGGGCGGCCGCGGCCGCGTCGGATACATAGATGTGCGGGTCGTCCTCGCCGTCCACGCGGACGACGCCGAACCACGCGTCTTCGTGCTCGAGAAAGGCCAGAACCGTGTCGTCGTCCTTGGAGGCTCCACGGGCCAGTTCGATCAGATCGGTCAGGGTCTCCACGTCATCGAGCTCTGTGTCGCTCGCTTCCCACCCTTCTGCGGTGCGCGCGAGCAATGCGGCGAAGTACACCGTGACTCTCCCACTGGTCATAGGCGTGCCGGGGCGGGCGGGACAGTGTCCCGCCCCAATCGGAATCGTGGCAGAAACCGTCGCTTCGCGAGAGGTCTTCCGCGCTGCGTCGTGCACCAGTCCAAAGAGATGTCGCTCACGCGGACCGGGGGTGAACCGGCCCGGAGGCTGCCTCCGGTGGGGTGCGAGCACTCATTCAGGCTTCACCAGCCGAAGGTCCGCATGTGTATCGCCTGGCGCATCCGGGCCGAGCGGGTCCGCTGCGGGCGGACCTGGTTCCTTATCGCCCGGGCCTCGTTGAGCGCCCGCAGGAAGCGGTCACGGCGGCGGTGCCGCTCGGCGGTGCTCTCCTTCTTCTCCCGGGGCGCGGCGTCGGCCGCCGCTCCGGTCCGGCTGTTCCGGTCTGCCATGGGCCACATCACCCCTCGGGCCGAGTCCGCGCCCGGACAGCGACCGGGCACTCCTGCCCACTTTCCCCCGAATCGGCGGTTTGATGCCACTACCGCGACAGACGGTTGATGAGGCGACGGTCAGGTAGGGGCGAGGCCGGACGCGATCGGAGGGTCACCGGGGGTGGGCGGGGGCCGTGGCTCGGTTAGTGTCGACGCCATGCGGATCCATGTCGTCGACCACCCGCTGGTGGCGCACAAACTCACCACGCTGCGCGACAAGCGCACCGACTCCCCCACCTTCCGGCGGCTCGCCGATGAGCTGGTGACCCTGCTCGCGTACGAGGGCACGCGCGATGTGCGCATCGAGCCGGTCGACATCGAGACCCCCGTGAAGCCGACGACCGGGGTGCGGCTGTCGCATCCGCGCCCGCTGGTCGTGCCGATCCTGCGGGCCGGTCTGGGCATGCTCGACGGCATGATGCGGCTGCTGCCGACGGCCGAGGTCGGCTTCCTCGGCATGGTCCGCGACGAGGAGACGCTCAAGGCGTCCACCTACTCCACCCGGATGCCCAGCGACCTCTCCGGCCGTCAGGTCTACGTCGTGGACCCGATGCTCGCGACGGGCGGGACGCTGGTCGCGGCGATCAAGGAACTGATGTCGCGGGGCGCGGACGATGTGACCGCGCTGTGTCTGCTGGCCGCGCCGGAGGGCGTGGCGGTCATGGAGCGCGAGCTGGCGGGCGCGCCGGTGCGGGTCGTCACCTCGTCCCTCGACGAGGGGCTCAACGGACAGGGCTATATCGTCCCCGGGCTCGGAGACGCGGGCGACCGGATGTACGGGGCCGCCGGCTAGCTAGTGCCGCGTCAGCCAAGGTTCGCCCCGCTCGCCGCCCCGGCACGCACGTTCGCTGCGTTGGCCGGAAGCCCGAGCAGGCCCATTACGAGGGCTTCCGGCCGCCTTGCGATCGCACGCACCAGGACCGCCTCGCTACCGGGCAAACCTTGACCGACGCGGCACTGGGCCGGACTCGGGGCGGCGGGCGGCCGGAGCCGCCTCGCCGTCAGCGGCACGGTGAACCCGAGGGCGCCGGCGTGGGCTCGGTCAGTGCGGCCAGGGCCTTGTCGGCGTCCTTCTGTTTCACCAGGTCCTTGAAACCGCTGCCGATGATCAGGTCGACGTCCTTGCCCTTGCGTGTGTCGTTCTTGGTCTTCGCCCCGGCGAGCTGGGTGCCGAGCACATTGAACGCGCCCTTGGTGGCGCCCGGGGCGCCGAGCAGTATTCCGGGGGCCTTGATCTTCTTGTCGTACTCGGACGGGGCGTTGCCCACCTTGCCGATCTTGAAGCCGCGCTTCTTGAGCTCGTCCGCGGTGTCCTTGGCGAGACCGGAGCGCGGGGTCGCGTTGTAGACGTTGACGGTGATCTCGGCGGGCTTCGGCGGTGAGCCCGCGGTACGGCCGGTCCGCGGGTTCTCGTCGTGGCGCTGGTCGCGCTTGCAGTCGGCGCTGCCCCGCGCGGTGCGCACGGTATCGCCGTCACCGCCCGAGAAGACATCGATGAGCTGGAGCGTTCCCCAGCCGACCAGGCCGAGTACCACCGCCGAGCCGAGGGCGGCGAACGCCAGCCGACGACGGCCGCGCGGTCGCCTCATACGCGGGTAGCGGTCGCCCGTGATGCGGTACTTACCGCCCATCCCGGGAGGGGTCAGCATGCTCATGTGCGCAGCGTAGTGCGGCCTGGTGGCGATGCCTACTAAATGATCAATGGTTAGTGCTCAGGCCAACCCGAAAGGGCCAACACGGGAGGCCGCGGCGAGGCGGGACGGGGGGCGTCCGAGCCCGGGCCGGGGTGGTCAGCCCAGCTCGAGAACGCGTGCGTGCAGGACCTGGCGCTGCTGGAGCGCGGCGCGGACCGCGCGGTGCAGCCCGTCCTCCAGATAGAGGTCGCCCTGCCACTTCACGACATGGGCGAAGAGGTCGCCGTAGAACGTCGAGTCCTCCGCGAGCAGCGTCTCCAGGTCGAGCTGCTGCTTCGTCGTGACCAGTTGGTCAAGACGTACCGGGCGTGGGGCGACATCCGCCCACTGGCGGGTGCTTTCCCGTCCGTGGTCGGGATAGGGCCGACCGTTTCCGATGCGCTTGAAGATCACACGGAAAGCCTACCGGGCAAGCGGCTCCCGGCGCAGCCAAGGCGCCGGAGTGCCGGGGGCGGGCCCTCCGCATGCCAGGAAGAAAATAGGAAAAAATTCTTGAAAAGGGACTAGGCGCTCAGGGGGGCCAGGAGTAACGTAAATAACAGCCTGCGGGGCGAGCGAGGGAGCTCGACCGGAGGGACGTTCAGGACAGAGGACTTTGGTTCTCCGGAACGTCCTCTAGATGGTCTGGCTGAGAGGCCTGAAGGTCGGGGAGACCGGAAGGCGACCTCCACTACCTGATACGGACAATGCCGCCGAAGGGAGCCCACCTCGTAGGTTTTGTCCTGCCCGGCCCGGACGCGCCCGCCGCGTCCGTTTGCGCCGGGCTTCTTCGCGTCCAAGCATGGCTGCATGAGCTGTCTGGTCACCGGAGCCACCGGCTACATCGGCGGGCGGCTGGTGCCCGAGCTGCTGGCCGCGGGTCACGAGGTGCGCTGTCTCGCCCGCTCGCCCGGGAAGCTGCGCGATCATCCATGGGTCCGGCAGGTGGAGACCGCCCGCGGTGATGTGACCGACGCGCCGTCCCTGGACGCGGCGATGGAGGGCGTGGACATCGCCTACTACCTGGTGCACGCGCTCGGCACCGGGCCCGGCTTCGAGGAGACCGACCGCCGCGCGGCCCGGATCTTCGGGGAACGGGCCCGCGCCGCCGGGGTCCGGCGGATCGTCTATCTGGGCGGGCTGACCCCGGCCGGGGTCCCCGAGAGCGCGCTCTCCCCGCATCTGCGCTCCCGGGCCGAGGTGGGCCGGGTGCTGCTGGAGTCCGGGGTGCCGACCGCGGTGCTGCGCGCCGGGGTGATCATCGGGTCCGGCTCGGCCTCGTTCGAGATGCTGCGCTACCTCTCCGAACGGCTGCCGGTCATGGTGGCGCCGCGCTGGGTGCGCACCCGCACCCAGCCGATCGCCGTCCGCGATGTACTGCGACTGCTCGTGGGGTGCGCGGACCTGCCGGACGAGGTGCACCGCAGCTTCGACATCGGCGGTCCGGACGTCCTCACCTACCGGGACATGATGCTGCGGTACGCCACCGTCGCCGGACTGCCCAGACGGCTCATCCTGCCGGTGCCGGTCCTCACCCCTCGGCTGTCCAGCCTGTGGGTCGGTCTGGTCACCCCCGTGCCGGGCGCCATCGCGCGTCCCCTGGTGGAGTCGCTGCGGCATGAAGTGGTGTGCGCCGAGCGGGACATCACACGGTACGTACCCGACCCGCCGGGCGGTCCGATCGGGCTGGACCGGGCGCTGGAGCTGGCACTGCGCCGGATCCGCGACGCGGACGTGGCCACCCGCTGGTCCTCCGCCGCCACCCCCGGCGCGCCCAGCGATCCGCTGCCGACCGACCCGGACTGGGCGGGCGGCAGCCTCTACACCGACCACCGTGAGCGTCCCGTGGCCGCCGCCCCGCAGGACGTATGGCGGGTGGTGGAGGGCATCGGCGGGGAGAACGGCTGGTACTCGCTGCCGGTCGCCTGGGCGCTGCGCGGCTGGATCGACACCCTGATGGGCGGTGTCGGGCTGCGCCGGGGCCGCCGGGACGCGACCCGGCTGCGGGTCGGGGACAGCCTCGACTTCTGGCGGGTGGAGGAGATCCGGCCGCCGCGGCTGCTGCGGCTGCGGGCCGAGATGCGGCTGCCGGGCCTGGCCTGGCTGGAGATGCGGGTGGACCGGGACCCGGCGGGCGGAACGGTCTACCGGCAGCGCGCGATGTTCCATCCGCGCGGGCTGGCCGGACATCTGTACTGGTGGGGCATCTCGCCCTGGCACGCGCTGGTCTTCGGCGGGATGGCCCGGAACATCGCCGCCAAGGCGGAGGCGGACGGGACGGCCCCGGCCGGCTGACGCGCCCGTTCCTGCTTCGTCCCTCCCTCATGCGTCCGCCCGCGCTCCGGAAGCCGCCCGCGCCCCGGCAGTCGCCCGCGCCCCGGCAGTCGCCCGGCTGACGTGCCGCGCCCCCTCAGTCGCCCGGCTCGCGCAGTCCGTCGAACGCCAGGGGCAGATGGCGCGGCCCGCGCAGCACCGCGTTGCGGCGGTACTCCGGCGGGTCCTCCAGCAGCCGCGGATTGTCGAGCCGCCGGGCCAGCGCGGTCAGCGCGAGCTGTGCCTCCAGCCGGGCCAGCGGGGCGCCGAAGCAGCTGTGGATACCGCTGCCGAAGCCCAGGTGCTGGTTGTCCCTGCGCTGCGGATCGAACCGGTCCGGCTCCAGGAAGCGCTGCGGGTCGCGGTTGCCGGAGGCCAGTACGAGCCAGACCGACGCGCCCTTGGGGATGGTGACGCCCGCGATGTCGATGTCCGCGAGCGGGGTGCGCTGGGGCAGCAGCTGTACCGGGGGCTCGAACCGCAGCAATTCCTCCACCAGCGGGACGGCCAGATGGGGACGTGTCCGCAACTGGGTCAGGACGTCCGGGTTGCGCAGCAGGGTCAGCATCCCGTTGGTGATCAGGTTGACGGTGGTCTCATGGCCCGCGACCAGCAGCAGCGCCGCGGTGCTCAGCAGCTCCGCCTGGGTCATCTGCCCCTCCGGGCCGTGTCCGGCGGCCAGGGCGGAGAGCATGTCGTCCCCGGGGGCGCGGCGCCGCTCCTCGATCAGCTCGGCCAGGTACAGCCCGAGTTCGCTACGCGCCCGCTGGGTGACGCGGCGGCGTTCGGCGGCGTCCTCGTCCGGGTCGGGGTCCAGACCGGCCGCGAGGGTCTCGGCCCAGTGGTGGAAGCGCGGTTCGTCCTCGCGCGGTACGCCCAGCAACCGGCAGATCACGGTCACCGGGAAGGGGTACGAGAAGTGGTCGACCAGATCGATCCGGTCGCGGTCCGCGAAGCCGTCGATCAGCTCGCCGATGATGCGGGTGAGTTCACCGCGCATGGCGTGGATCCGGCGCGGGGTGTGCGGCGGGCCGAACGGGGTCATCGCCAGCCGCCGCAGCCGGTCGTGCTCGGGCGGGTCGAGCCGCAGGAAGGCGGGCGGCAGCGCGGGGTCCTCCTCATCGGCGAGGGTCTCGGCGGCCTGCGGGTTGAGATTGCGCGCGTCGGAGCTGATCCGCGGATCGTGCAGCAGCCCGTGGATCTCCCAGTAGGTGCTGACGATGTACGGGCCCGCCTCGTCGTGCAGTACGGGTGTCTTGCGCAGCTCGGCGTAGACGGGGTACGGGTCGGCGCGGTTGGCGTAGTCGGTGATCTTCCGCAGCAGCGAGCCTTGCGTCATGGCTGAGGTCCTTCGATCATCGGGCGCGGTCAGGCCCGCGCGGGAGTGAAGGTGATCCGTCGGTCGGTGGGCGAGTAGCCGCTGAGCGTGACGGTCGGCCCGTGGGTGGGCAGCGAGGGGTCGGGGAAGTCGGCCGGGACCGGGCGGAGCCCCTCGGCGCGGCGGTCCACGGTGGTCCACGGCGGTGGGAAGGGGGCCGCGGTCTCGATCAGCCGCTGGTAGTGCTCCAGCCACTTGGTCTGGTCGAAGGTGACGGCGGCGATGACCCGGCCCTGGTAGCCGTAGACACCGGTGAAGCGGCCCTCGGCGAGCGAACCCTGTGCGATCAGGATCTCCTCGCCGAGGGACGGCACCCCGACGGATTTGATGTTCACCCCGAACTGCGAGGACCAGAACGCCGGGATCCACAGATGCGGTCGCCGGTCGGCACTGGCGTTGATCATGTTGTGGGCGGCGGTCTCGGCCTGGGAGACCGCGTTGCCCCAGTGCTCCAGGGACAGGAACTGGTAGTTGAAGAGCGGATGCGGGGACCGGGCCACATCCCCGGCCACGAAGACGTCGTCGGTGACGATGCCGCGGACGTCGAAGGCGCGGCAGCCCGCGTCGCAGGCGATCCCCCGGGGCCCGGCGCCGAGCCCGGACCCGGCCAGCCATTCGGTGTTGCGGGTGGCGCCGAGCGAGACCACCGCCACGTCCACGTCCAGGGCGGTGCCGTCGGAGAGATGGGCCCGGCGCAGCCGCCCGGCCGAGTCGCCCTCCAGACCGGTGACCATCACCCCGCAGCGCAGATCCACCCCGTGGGCGCGATGGAGTTCGGCGGCGACCTGGCCCACCACCCCGCCGAGCGCGCCCACCAGGGGTGCCGGGCCGCGCTCGGCGACGGTCACCTCGAGCCCCAGCTCACGGCAGGCGGAGGCGATCTCCGAACCGGTGAACCCCGCGCCGATGACCAGCACCCGGTGCGGTGCGGCGGTCAGCCGCCGGTTCAGCGCGATGGCGTCCTGGCGGGTGCGGAGCACGAAGACCCCGTCGAGTTCGGCCTCCAGCGGATGCGGCCAGGGCCGGGCGCGCACCCCGGTGGTGATCAACAGCCGGTCGTAGGGCACCTCGTCGCCGTCGCCCAGCCGCACCCGCCGGGCCGTCATGTCGAGGCCGGTGGCGGCCACCCCGAGCCGCCACTCGGCGTCCAGCTCGCGGCGGCGGGGCAGTGCGGTGCGGTCGGCGGTGGCCTTGCCCAGCAGTACCTGCTTGGACAGCGGGGGCCGGTCGTACGGTTCGTGGGGTTCGTCGCCGATCAGCGTGAGGGAGCCGGTGAACCCCTCGTCGCGCAGGGTCTCCGCGGCCCGCAGCCCGGCCAGTGAGGCGCCCACGATCACGATCCGCCCCGAACGCCGCAGCGCCTCCAGCGATCCGTTACCGGACACCGGTGGTCTCCGCCCGCGCGGGGCGCCCGGCCGCCCGGTCCGCCCCGTCGGTGTCCAGGTCCTCGACCAGGATGGCCTGCACCGGACAGGCCGCCGCCGCGCGCGCCACGTTCTCCCGCTGGGTGCCGTCGGCGTACGGGTTGTAGAGCAGCGCCTCTTCACCGTGCATGGTGAAGACATCGGGGGCGAGGAAGGCGCACTGCGCGTATCCCTGACAGCGGTTGAGATCGACGACAATCCTCATCCGGGCTCTGCCCTTCCCACAGCTCGGGCCGTCGGCGCCGTCCCGCGTCCCCTCGGCGGGCGGCCCCGGCAGCGGGACGTCCCCTCCGGCCCAGCATCGGCGACGGGGCCGGGGCCCGCGCGCACAGCCGGGCCAAAGGGGTGGGCGCGGGCCCGGTGGGGCCGGGGTGTGCTCTGTACGATGTACCGCCGCCCGGCGGGTGCGGGCGGTGTGGCGGGAAGGAGACGGTGTGACGGACCAGGACCGGACCGGCGGGCGCGGGCCCGGCCGGCCCCGGCGCCCCCGTCGACGCGGTCAGGGCGAGCTGGAGGCGCAGGTGCTCGGGGCGCTGCACCGGGCGCCGGGCCCGGTGACCGCCGCCTGGGTGCAGGAACGGCTGGAGGGCGACCTCGCCTACACCACGGTGATGACCATCCTGTCCCGGCTGCGGGCCAAGCAGGCCGTGACCCGTGAGCGCGCGGGGCGGTCCTTCGTCTGGCGGGCGGCCTCGGACGAGGCGGGGCTCGCGGCGCTGCGGATGCGGCGGGTGCTGGACGGCCAGGACGACCGCGGAGCGGTGCTCGCCAGCTTTGTGACGGGGCTGAGCCACGACGACGGGCGGCTGCTGCGCGATCTGCTGAACGACGCCACGGAGGAGCCGGAGGAGGGCTGAGCGGTGGGGGCGTCTTCCTCCCGCTGGACCTGCCGCGGTGCGGCCAGGCTGCTGCGCCGCGCACGGGTGCGGCGGGCGGTGCGGGGACCCGCTGGTCCGGACGCCCGTGAGCGACGCGCCTGATCGCCCCATGGGCGGGCCCATCTGACCGCTCGCCATCACCTCTTCCTGCCTGCCGCCCGGCTCGCGGCGCGGGCCGGTCCGCTGCCGGACGGCTGGTCGGACGCCGCCCGGGAGGTCGGGGGACGGCCGGGTGACGGCGCGCGGTCGGCGGGGCCGCGCCCCGCGGTAGCCGGGCGCCGCTCGGCCGTTACAGGTCGAACTCGGCCGGGGGCAGGTCCAGGGCGGAGCACGCCTCGCGGACCACGGCCTGTTCGGTCGTGTCGAAGTCACCGTCGGCGCCGCCGATGACGATGCCGATCTGGACGACGGCACGGGCCTCGGCGGGCTTCTTCCGGGCCTTGGCCACCTCCTGGAGGACGCTGACCTTGCCGAGGTCGAAGTCGGCGACGAGCTGGTCCAGATATGCGTCGAACCGCCGCTGGAGGTCGTCGGCGGGGAAGTTCTGGAGCACCTCATTGGTGGCGATCAGCTGGGCGACGCGCTGCCGTTCGGCCGGGTCGACCGAGCCGTCCGCCGCGGCCACCAGCGCGCACATCGCCATGCTCGCGTCGCGGAACGCTCCGCTCTTCAAGTCGTTCTTCTTGGCGAGCAGCTGAGTCTGCATCGTCTGGGCGGAGTCCTTGATGCGGTCCCACAGGGCCATAACCACTCCATCGGGGTTCGTCGTTCGGGGTCGTCGGTCGGACGGCGTTGCATCTACATCATTGTAGATCTACAGCACTGTAGAAGCTAACAGGCCGGCAGACGCGCAAACGGCGGTACGCAAGTGAGTACGCAAGAGGTGAGCCATTCCGGGCGCGGGCGCACGGGCGCCACTAGGGTCCGTGGAATGCCTCACTCCGCATCCTTACGTCCCGGACGTCGGGACCGTGACGCGTTCTTCGACAATGCCAAGTACGCGGCGATCGTGCTGGTGGCGATGGGTCACGCATGGGAGCCGCTGGGGAGCGGCAGCAGAGCGGCGGCCGCCCTCTACCTCTTCGTCTACACCTTCCACATGCCGGCCTTCATCCTCATCTCCGGCTACTTCTCCCGGAGTTTCGACCTCCGGCCGGACCGGCTGCGGCGCCTGGTCACCGGGGTCGCCGTGCCGTACGTCCTCTTCGAGGCCGCCTACAGCCTCTTCAAGCGCTGGGCGGACGACGATCCGTCCCATCCGGTCAGCCTGCTCGATCCCTGGTATCTGACCTGGTTCCTGATCGCGCTGTTCGTCTGGCGGCTGACCACCCCGCTGTGGCGGATCGCCCGCCGTCCGCTGGCCCTGGCCCTCACCATCGCCGCGCTGGCCGCCTGCTCCCCCGACATCGGTGACGACCTCGACCTCCAACGGGTGCTCCAGTTCCTGCCGTTCTTCGTCCTCGGCCTCCAGTTGCGGCCCGAGCACTTCCGGATGGTGCGGCGGCCCGCGGTGCGGTGGGCGTCGGTGCCGGTCGTCGCCACCGCGCTGGTCTTCGCCTACTGGGCGGTGCCGCGGATGAACGCGGCCTGGCTCTACCGCCGCGACAGCGCGCAGGAGCTCGGCGCGCCCTGGTGGAGCGGGGCGGTGATAACACTGGCGCTCTTCGGCTGCTCAATGTTGCTCACCGCGTGCTTCCTGGCCTGGGTGCCGGGCCGCCGGATGTGGTGCACCGCGCTGGGCGCGGGGACGCTGTACGGCTATCTGCTGCACGGCTTCCTCATCAAGGGCTCCCGTTTCTGGGGCTGGTACGACCATCCCTGGGTGCACCGGCCCGCGGGGGAGATCGCGGTGACGGTGCTGGCCGTGGCCGTGGTGACCGCGCTGTGCGCACCGCCCGTGCAGCGGCTGTTCCGGTTCGCGATGGAGCCGAGGATGGAGTGGGCCTTCCGGCCCTACGCGCCCGAGGCGCCGCCCGCCCGTGCGCGGACGGTGCCGCCCCAGGCGAGCAGAGCGGGCGCCCTCCACGGATCCGGGACGGCACAGCGGTCCGGGACCTGGCACCGTTACGGGACCTGGCACGGGTACGACTCCGGACAGCGGGCCGGGACCGGACAGCGGGCCGAAAACCACCGGCCGTTCATGTGACTAATCG
This window contains:
- the tadA gene encoding tRNA adenosine(34) deaminase TadA; the encoded protein is MTDPLTGSPPGPDPDPLREPWRIPMRLALEEAVRAPETGDVPVGAVVLGPDGSVLGRGRNEREAHGDPTAHAEVLALRAAARRLGGWRLTGCTLVVTLEPCTMCAGAIVLSRVDRLVYGAADEKAGAAGSLWDVVRDRRLNHRPEVIAGVLPTECAAPLSAFFRAP
- the upp gene encoding uracil phosphoribosyltransferase, which encodes MRIHVVDHPLVAHKLTTLRDKRTDSPTFRRLADELVTLLAYEGTRDVRIEPVDIETPVKPTTGVRLSHPRPLVVPILRAGLGMLDGMMRLLPTAEVGFLGMVRDEETLKASTYSTRMPSDLSGRQVYVVDPMLATGGTLVAAIKELMSRGADDVTALCLLAAPEGVAVMERELAGAPVRVVTSSLDEGLNGQGYIVPGLGDAGDRMYGAAG
- a CDS encoding LytR C-terminal domain-containing protein; the encoded protein is MSMLTPPGMGGKYRITGDRYPRMRRPRGRRRLAFAALGSAVVLGLVGWGTLQLIDVFSGGDGDTVRTARGSADCKRDQRHDENPRTGRTAGSPPKPAEITVNVYNATPRSGLAKDTADELKKRGFKIGKVGNAPSEYDKKIKAPGILLGAPGATKGAFNVLGTQLAGAKTKNDTRKGKDVDLIIGSGFKDLVKQKDADKALAALTEPTPAPSGSPCR
- a CDS encoding type II toxin-antitoxin system VapB family antitoxin produces the protein MIFKRIGNGRPYPDHGRESTRQWADVAPRPVRLDQLVTTKQQLDLETLLAEDSTFYGDLFAHVVKWQGDLYLEDGLHRAVRAALQQRQVLHARVLELG
- a CDS encoding SDR family oxidoreductase, which encodes MSCLVTGATGYIGGRLVPELLAAGHEVRCLARSPGKLRDHPWVRQVETARGDVTDAPSLDAAMEGVDIAYYLVHALGTGPGFEETDRRAARIFGERARAAGVRRIVYLGGLTPAGVPESALSPHLRSRAEVGRVLLESGVPTAVLRAGVIIGSGSASFEMLRYLSERLPVMVAPRWVRTRTQPIAVRDVLRLLVGCADLPDEVHRSFDIGGPDVLTYRDMMLRYATVAGLPRRLILPVPVLTPRLSSLWVGLVTPVPGAIARPLVESLRHEVVCAERDITRYVPDPPGGPIGLDRALELALRRIRDADVATRWSSAATPGAPSDPLPTDPDWAGGSLYTDHRERPVAAAPQDVWRVVEGIGGENGWYSLPVAWALRGWIDTLMGGVGLRRGRRDATRLRVGDSLDFWRVEEIRPPRLLRLRAEMRLPGLAWLEMRVDRDPAGGTVYRQRAMFHPRGLAGHLYWWGISPWHALVFGGMARNIAAKAEADGTAPAG
- a CDS encoding cytochrome P450, encoding MTQGSLLRKITDYANRADPYPVYAELRKTPVLHDEAGPYIVSTYWEIHGLLHDPRISSDARNLNPQAAETLADEEDPALPPAFLRLDPPEHDRLRRLAMTPFGPPHTPRRIHAMRGELTRIIGELIDGFADRDRIDLVDHFSYPFPVTVICRLLGVPREDEPRFHHWAETLAAGLDPDPDEDAAERRRVTQRARSELGLYLAELIEERRRAPGDDMLSALAAGHGPEGQMTQAELLSTAALLLVAGHETTVNLITNGMLTLLRNPDVLTQLRTRPHLAVPLVEELLRFEPPVQLLPQRTPLADIDIAGVTIPKGASVWLVLASGNRDPQRFLEPDRFDPQRRDNQHLGFGSGIHSCFGAPLARLEAQLALTALARRLDNPRLLEDPPEYRRNAVLRGPRHLPLAFDGLREPGD
- a CDS encoding NAD(P)/FAD-dependent oxidoreductase, translated to MSGNGSLEALRRSGRIVIVGASLAGLRAAETLRDEGFTGSLTLIGDEPHEPYDRPPLSKQVLLGKATADRTALPRRRELDAEWRLGVAATGLDMTARRVRLGDGDEVPYDRLLITTGVRARPWPHPLEAELDGVFVLRTRQDAIALNRRLTAAPHRVLVIGAGFTGSEIASACRELGLEVTVAERGPAPLVGALGGVVGQVAAELHRAHGVDLRCGVMVTGLEGDSAGRLRRAHLSDGTALDVDVAVVSLGATRNTEWLAGSGLGAGPRGIACDAGCRAFDVRGIVTDDVFVAGDVARSPHPLFNYQFLSLEHWGNAVSQAETAAHNMINASADRRPHLWIPAFWSSQFGVNIKSVGVPSLGEEILIAQGSLAEGRFTGVYGYQGRVIAAVTFDQTKWLEHYQRLIETAAPFPPPWTTVDRRAEGLRPVPADFPDPSLPTHGPTVTLSGYSPTDRRITFTPARA
- a CDS encoding ferredoxin is translated as MRIVVDLNRCQGYAQCAFLAPDVFTMHGEEALLYNPYADGTQRENVARAAAACPVQAILVEDLDTDGADRAAGRPARAETTGVR
- a CDS encoding BlaI/MecI/CopY family transcriptional regulator, which gives rise to MTDQDRTGGRGPGRPRRPRRRGQGELEAQVLGALHRAPGPVTAAWVQERLEGDLAYTTVMTILSRLRAKQAVTRERAGRSFVWRAASDEAGLAALRMRRVLDGQDDRGAVLASFVTGLSHDDGRLLRDLLNDATEEPEEG
- a CDS encoding tellurite resistance TerB family protein, with protein sequence MALWDRIKDSAQTMQTQLLAKKNDLKSGAFRDASMAMCALVAAADGSVDPAERQRVAQLIATNEVLQNFPADDLQRRFDAYLDQLVADFDLGKVSVLQEVAKARKKPAEARAVVQIGIVIGGADGDFDTTEQAVVREACSALDLPPAEFDL
- a CDS encoding acyltransferase family protein, producing MPHSASLRPGRRDRDAFFDNAKYAAIVLVAMGHAWEPLGSGSRAAAALYLFVYTFHMPAFILISGYFSRSFDLRPDRLRRLVTGVAVPYVLFEAAYSLFKRWADDDPSHPVSLLDPWYLTWFLIALFVWRLTTPLWRIARRPLALALTIAALAACSPDIGDDLDLQRVLQFLPFFVLGLQLRPEHFRMVRRPAVRWASVPVVATALVFAYWAVPRMNAAWLYRRDSAQELGAPWWSGAVITLALFGCSMLLTACFLAWVPGRRMWCTALGAGTLYGYLLHGFLIKGSRFWGWYDHPWVHRPAGEIAVTVLAVAVVTALCAPPVQRLFRFAMEPRMEWAFRPYAPEAPPARARTVPPQASRAGALHGSGTAQRSGTWHRYGTWHGYDSGQRAGTGQRAENHRPFM